From one Tachysurus vachellii isolate PV-2020 chromosome 23, HZAU_Pvac_v1, whole genome shotgun sequence genomic stretch:
- the tppp3 gene encoding tubulin polymerization-promoting protein family member 3, which translates to MAESTDVDQLLSAFKKFAIHGDTKATGKEMNGKNWAKICKDCKVIDGKNVTSTDVDIVFTKVKAKSSRVITYEEFLKALEDLSQKRFKGQSKEEALQAIHKLIEGKEPTNVGVTKVAKIGAVDRLTDTSKYTGSHKERFDESGKGKGKSGREEIVENTGYVSAYKHAGSYDEKTKTK; encoded by the exons ATGGCAGAGAGCACAGATGTGGACCAGCTGCTAAGTGCCTTTAAGAAGTTTGCTATCCATGGAGACACCAAAGCCACAGGGAAGGAGATGAATGGCAAAAACTGGGCCAAAATCTGTAAGGACTGCAAAGTTATTGATGGCAAAAATGTCACGTCCACCGATGTAGATATTGTCTTCACCAAAGTCAA GGCAAAGTCATCTCGGGTCATCACTTACGAGGAGTTTCTGAAAGCTCTGGAAGACCTGTCCCAGAAGAGGTTCAAAGGTCAAAGCAAGGAAGAAGCGTTGCAGGCCATACATAAACTAATCGAGGGCAAGGAACCCACTAATGTTGGTGTGACG AAAGTGGCAAAGATCGGAGCAGTGGACAGACTAACAGACACTTCCAAGTACACAGGCTCACATAAGGAGCGCTTTGATGAGAGTGGCAAAGGCAAAGGAAAAAGTGGACGAGAGGAGATCGTAGAGAACACTGGCTATGTATCGGCATATAAACATGCAGGAAGTTATGATGAGAAGACCAAAACCAAGTGA